In Carassius carassius chromosome 5, fCarCar2.1, whole genome shotgun sequence, one genomic interval encodes:
- the LOC132141466 gene encoding transmembrane 4 L6 family member 1-like, whose product MCTGKCALCVGTGLYPLAVISIICNIILFFPGWDVKYAQNQQITEEVKYMGGLVGGGILVLIPAFHIHLTGKQGCCANRCGMFLSILFAAVGVAGALYSFVVAMMGLINGPYCKQYYIMWGTPFKNQEESYLKDHSRWGTCTEPKNVVEFNVGLFSTLLVTSALQLILCATQMINGLFGCLCGTCKEKGPL is encoded by the exons ATGTGTACTGGAAAATGTGCGCTTTGCGTCGGGACAGGTCTGTACCCGCTAGCAGTCATCTCcataatatgtaatattatacTGTTTTTTCCTGGCTGGGATGTAAAGTATGCACAGAATCAACAGATTACTGAGGAGGTCAAATACATGGGAGGACTAGTTGGAGGGGGAATCCTG GTGCTGATTCCAGCGTTTCACATTCACCTGACTGGAAAGCAGGGTTGCTGTGCTAATCGCTGTGGG ATGTTCCTGTCCATTTTATTTGCAGCAGTGGGTGTAGCTGGTGCCCTTTACAGTTTCGTAGTGGCAATGATGGGTCTAATCAATGGGCCATACTGTAAACAATACTATATTATGTGGGGAACTCCCTTCAAAAACCA AGAAGAGAGTTACCTTAAAGACCATAGCAGATGGGGAACCTGCACTGAGCCAAAGAATGTGGTGGAGTTTAATGTGGGTCTGTTCTCAACACTGCTGGTGACCAGCGCTCTGCAGCTCATCCTCTGTGCCACACAGATGATCAACGGCCTCTTCGGCTGCCTCTGTGGAACCTGCAAAGAGAAAGGG CCGCTGTAA